One window of Candidatus Methylocalor cossyra genomic DNA carries:
- a CDS encoding cytochrome C: METTGVELAVLSGMLFKLAGSLDFCAAHHRLPGKRRVVGGTVWSKVRLPSAFRPQPSRDRRSRIGLTGMFALGLLLLLAYSHSAEAIPSFSRQTGFACAMCHTQAFGPNLTPLGRAFKREGYTRGNGGDGPLTKGIPPLSGMLMGSFTHTQRGQAPQPTTGPSAPTFNSNDNFALDQASLFYGGRLYGPAGAFAQFTYDGVANTVHVDNIDLRVAHKAELWGHPLDYGVTLNNNPTVQDLWNTTPAWSFPFASSPLAPTPSAGQLIANLGQQVGGGSLYAMVDDHLYLEAGAYGDFSVDAQKGMGVWAPDNPSLTGGAPYWRLVLQHEWEDQYAALGTYGLRAQIYPDRLHRAFGTDSTTDLGVDLTYQYLGNMRHIFELRGAYARESRTLAASRAVGAATRGEVMLDTLNLNASYTFAQTYTGSFGFFHTTGNRDPVLYAGFAGLRPDSQYFISEFAYVPFGKTASFGLPWLNLRFAVQYVAYTHFNGARRHAEDNNTLFVSGWLAF, from the coding sequence ATGGAAACGACGGGAGTGGAACTGGCAGTCCTAAGCGGGATGCTCTTCAAGTTGGCCGGGTCGCTTGACTTTTGCGCCGCCCACCACCGACTACCGGGGAAACGCCGGGTCGTCGGCGGAACGGTTTGGTCGAAGGTACGGCTCCCATCGGCGTTCCGACCACAACCGAGCCGGGATCGGCGGAGCCGGATCGGTCTGACCGGGATGTTCGCCCTGGGGCTGCTTTTGCTGCTCGCCTACAGCCATTCCGCCGAGGCTATTCCCAGCTTCTCCCGTCAGACGGGGTTCGCCTGCGCCATGTGCCACACCCAAGCCTTCGGGCCCAACCTCACCCCCCTCGGCCGCGCGTTCAAACGGGAAGGCTACACCCGAGGCAATGGTGGCGACGGCCCCTTGACCAAGGGGATCCCACCCTTGAGCGGCATGCTCATGGGGTCTTTCACCCATACGCAGCGGGGCCAGGCACCACAGCCCACCACCGGGCCGAGCGCTCCCACCTTCAACAGCAACGACAATTTCGCCCTGGACCAGGCCAGCCTGTTCTATGGTGGGCGCCTCTATGGGCCGGCTGGTGCTTTCGCCCAGTTCACCTACGATGGCGTCGCCAACACGGTCCACGTGGACAACATCGACCTGCGCGTGGCGCACAAGGCCGAGCTGTGGGGGCATCCCCTGGACTATGGTGTGACACTCAACAACAATCCCACCGTGCAGGACCTCTGGAACACCACGCCGGCCTGGAGCTTCCCCTTCGCGAGCTCGCCCCTCGCGCCGACGCCGAGCGCCGGTCAGCTCATCGCCAACCTCGGCCAACAGGTGGGCGGTGGTTCGCTGTATGCCATGGTCGACGATCACTTGTATCTAGAGGCGGGTGCCTACGGGGATTTCTCCGTCGATGCCCAGAAGGGCATGGGGGTGTGGGCGCCGGACAACCCCTCCTTAACGGGTGGCGCGCCCTATTGGCGGCTCGTCCTCCAGCACGAGTGGGAGGACCAATACGCCGCCCTCGGCACCTATGGCCTTAGGGCGCAGATCTATCCGGATCGCCTCCATCGGGCGTTCGGCACCGATTCCACCACCGACCTCGGCGTCGATCTCACCTACCAGTACCTTGGCAACATGCGGCACATCTTCGAGCTGCGCGGCGCCTATGCCCGGGAGAGCCGGACACTCGCTGCCAGCCGCGCGGTCGGTGCCGCCACCCGCGGGGAGGTAATGCTGGATACCTTGAATCTGAACGCCAGTTACACCTTTGCCCAGACCTATACCGGCAGCTTTGGGTTCTTCCACACCACCGGCAACCGGGATCCAGTGCTCTACGCTGGCTTTGCCGGGTTGCGACCGGACAGTCAGTACTTCATCAGCGAGTTCGCCTATGTCCCATTCGGCAAAACCGCCTCCTTCGGGTTGCCCTGGTTGAATCTGCGCTTCGCCGTACAATACGTGGCTTACACCCACTTCAACGGAGCTCGCCGCCACGCCGAGGACAATAACACCCTGTTTGTCAGCGGCTGGTTGGCGTTTTAA
- a CDS encoding cyclase family protein, with amino-acid sequence MTHKALLPAILAMAACSTPPGPGGTGRWVDLTHAFSERTLYWPTSEQFRLEKVFEGTTPQGFHYAANRFSAAEHGGTHLDAPIHFAAGGATVDRMVPDQLIGPAVVIDLSARTLADRDYRIGIADLVGWEAVHGPIPAQSIVLLRTGYEHFWPDPVRYLGTAERGAGAVAKLHFPGLAPEAAEWLAAERHIKAVGLDTASIDHGQSTLFESHRILARRGIPIFENVAGLGELPATGAIVYALPMKIQGGSGAPLRVVAWVPSH; translated from the coding sequence ATGACCCATAAGGCCTTGCTTCCGGCCATCCTGGCCATGGCCGCCTGCAGCACGCCGCCCGGGCCGGGGGGCACCGGCCGCTGGGTGGATCTCACCCACGCCTTCTCGGAGCGGACTCTCTATTGGCCTACCTCGGAGCAGTTCCGGTTGGAAAAGGTGTTTGAAGGGACCACACCCCAGGGTTTCCATTACGCCGCCAACCGGTTCTCGGCAGCGGAACACGGCGGCACTCACCTGGATGCGCCGATCCACTTCGCCGCGGGCGGTGCCACGGTGGACCGTATGGTCCCGGACCAGTTGATCGGTCCTGCCGTGGTGATCGACCTATCCGCGCGGACCTTGGCCGACCGGGACTACCGGATTGGGATCGCCGATCTGGTCGGGTGGGAAGCGGTGCATGGGCCGATCCCCGCCCAGTCCATCGTTCTGCTGCGCACCGGCTACGAGCATTTCTGGCCGGATCCGGTGCGCTACCTCGGCACCGCCGAACGGGGTGCGGGGGCGGTCGCGAAGCTGCATTTCCCGGGCCTCGCCCCGGAAGCCGCCGAGTGGCTGGCGGCAGAGCGCCACATCAAAGCCGTGGGTTTGGATACGGCGAGCATCGACCATGGCCAATCGACCCTGTTCGAAAGCCACCGGATTCTCGCCCGGCGTGGCATTCCGATTTTCGAGAACGTGGCCGGGCTCGGCGAGCTTCCCGCCACCGGTGCGATCGTCTACGCCCTGCCGATGAAAATCCAAGGGGGCAGTGGCGCGCCGCTCAGGGTAGTGGCCTGGGTGCCGAGCCATTGA
- a CDS encoding response regulator, protein MTQAPPVVVVIEDDPPLRRFLRTGLASQGFQVVEAETGQQGLVEAGTRKPDLVILDLGLPDRDGVEVIRALREWTTLPIIVLSARGGEQDKIDALDNGADDYVTKPFGLGELLARIRVALRHANTPPEGGAADLFTTGALTVDLRKRLVWVDGREVHLTPLQYRLLQTLVKHAGKVLTHHQLLREVWGPTYVEHAHYLRIYMSQLRHKLEKDPTKPEYLLTESGVGYRLKI, encoded by the coding sequence ATGACCCAAGCCCCTCCCGTGGTCGTGGTGATCGAGGACGATCCGCCGCTCAGGCGTTTCCTCCGCACCGGGCTCGCATCCCAGGGATTTCAGGTCGTCGAGGCGGAGACCGGGCAACAGGGGCTGGTGGAGGCGGGAACCCGGAAACCCGACCTGGTCATCCTCGACCTGGGCCTTCCGGACCGGGACGGGGTCGAGGTGATCCGCGCCCTGCGGGAATGGACGACCCTGCCCATTATCGTGCTATCCGCGCGGGGCGGCGAACAGGACAAGATCGACGCCCTGGACAACGGCGCCGACGACTATGTCACCAAACCCTTCGGGCTCGGCGAGCTACTCGCTCGAATCCGGGTCGCCCTCAGGCACGCCAACACGCCCCCGGAGGGCGGCGCGGCAGACCTCTTCACCACCGGGGCGCTCACCGTGGATCTCCGCAAGCGCCTGGTCTGGGTGGATGGCCGCGAAGTGCACCTGACGCCGCTGCAATATCGGCTGCTCCAGACCCTGGTCAAGCACGCCGGCAAGGTCCTGACCCACCACCAACTGCTCCGGGAGGTCTGGGGACCCACCTACGTGGAACACGCCCACTACCTGCGGATCTACATGAGCCAGCTGCGCCACAAGCTGGAAAAGGATCCCACCAAGCCCGAGTACCTCCTGACCGAATCCGGGGTCGGCTATCGACTGAAAATATAG
- a CDS encoding sensor histidine kinase KdpD, producing the protein MVERPDPDALLARVEREQAKARRGRLKIFFGAAAGVGKTYAMLLAARERQREGIDVLVGVVETHGRRETAALLEGLEQLPARTVRYRGATLREFDLDAALQRHPALILVDELAHANAPGSRHPKRWQDVEELLEAGIDVYTTLNVQHLESLNDDVGQITQVRVRETVPDTVFEQADEVELVDLPPDDLLERLREGKVYLPEQARHAIENFFRKGNLMALRELALRQTASRVDAQMRNYRADHAIRDVWQVGERVLVCIGPTSMAERLVRAGKRFASALRAEWTVAYVETPKLQRLPAARRDAILRVLRLAEQLGAETVTLSAATMSEAILDYCRKHNITKLLMGKPSRRGWKRWLLGSVVDTVIAEAQNINVYLLGSTRDGEPPGREADHGLFRKAPPPGLRDRSDQPRKPAYRDYIWAIAVTAGCTALAASLFGRLALANLVMIYVLGMLFVATRFGRGPSILAAVLGVVSFDFLFVEPYYSFSVSDGQYLLILAAMLVIAIVTSNLMANVRYQAKVAGHRERRATALYAMTKELSASRSEADIVRSAVRHIHAEFGSPNVLLFPGEHGRIAFPTEKPLPESLRGCDLGVAQWVYDHNEMAGKGTNTLAGAEAVYFPLTAGERAIGVLALRPEHLRRVFLPEQRQLLETFIAQIVQALERVRLAEQARAAAVEMEAERLRNSLLSAISHDLRTPLATIVGAASTLAENDTALKPEDRQELSRAIHEEALRMSSLISNILDMAKLDAGAVQLNRQWHILEEIVGTVLTRLKKRLDRRPVEVKLPPDLSLVYMDAVMIEQVLTNLLENAIRYTPPGSPIEISAERSPFTVTISVADRGPGLPKGQEELLFEKFYRAQREGSQSGVGLGLTICRAIVEAHGGYIRARNRPRGGAIFSFVLPLEPFPPTIAPEEEAQASS; encoded by the coding sequence ATGGTTGAACGGCCCGATCCCGACGCCCTGCTGGCCCGGGTGGAACGGGAACAGGCCAAGGCCCGGCGCGGCCGGCTGAAGATCTTCTTCGGCGCCGCCGCCGGGGTGGGCAAGACCTACGCCATGTTGCTGGCGGCCCGGGAACGGCAGCGCGAGGGCATCGATGTGCTGGTCGGGGTGGTGGAAACCCACGGCCGCCGGGAAACCGCCGCCCTGTTGGAAGGACTGGAGCAGCTGCCGGCGCGGACGGTCCGCTACCGCGGCGCGACGCTGCGGGAATTCGACCTGGACGCGGCGCTCCAGCGGCACCCGGCGCTGATCCTGGTGGACGAGCTGGCCCATGCTAACGCGCCCGGCTCGCGCCATCCCAAACGCTGGCAGGACGTGGAGGAGCTGCTGGAGGCTGGCATCGACGTCTACACCACCCTCAACGTGCAGCACCTGGAAAGCCTCAACGACGACGTGGGGCAGATCACCCAGGTGCGGGTGCGGGAGACGGTGCCGGACACGGTGTTCGAGCAGGCCGACGAAGTGGAGTTGGTGGACCTGCCCCCGGACGACCTGCTGGAGCGCCTCCGGGAGGGCAAGGTCTATCTGCCGGAGCAAGCCCGCCACGCGATCGAGAATTTTTTCCGCAAGGGCAACCTGATGGCCCTGCGGGAACTGGCCCTGCGCCAAACCGCCAGCCGGGTCGATGCGCAGATGCGCAACTACCGCGCCGATCACGCCATCCGCGACGTCTGGCAGGTGGGGGAACGGGTCCTGGTGTGCATCGGCCCCACATCCATGGCGGAACGTCTGGTGCGGGCCGGCAAGCGCTTCGCCAGCGCACTCCGCGCCGAGTGGACGGTGGCCTATGTGGAAACCCCAAAGTTGCAGCGGCTTCCCGCCGCACGGCGGGATGCGATCCTCCGAGTGCTGCGGCTGGCCGAGCAGCTGGGCGCCGAGACCGTGACTTTAAGCGCGGCCACCATGAGCGAGGCCATCCTCGATTACTGCCGTAAACACAACATCACCAAGCTGCTGATGGGCAAGCCCAGCCGGCGGGGCTGGAAGCGCTGGCTGCTGGGCTCGGTGGTGGATACGGTCATCGCCGAGGCCCAGAACATCAACGTGTATCTCCTCGGCAGCACCCGCGACGGGGAGCCGCCGGGCCGGGAAGCGGACCACGGACTGTTCCGCAAGGCGCCGCCGCCGGGGCTCCGCGACCGGAGCGACCAGCCACGCAAGCCGGCATACCGGGACTACATCTGGGCCATCGCGGTCACGGCCGGGTGCACCGCCCTCGCCGCCAGCCTGTTCGGCCGCCTCGCCCTGGCCAACCTGGTGATGATCTATGTACTGGGCATGCTGTTCGTCGCCACTCGGTTCGGCCGGGGCCCCTCGATCCTGGCCGCGGTGCTTGGGGTGGTCTCCTTCGACTTTCTGTTCGTGGAGCCCTACTACAGTTTCTCGGTGTCCGACGGCCAGTACCTCCTGATCCTGGCTGCGATGCTGGTGATCGCCATCGTCACCAGCAACCTGATGGCCAATGTGCGCTACCAGGCCAAGGTCGCCGGCCATCGGGAGCGGCGCGCCACCGCCCTGTATGCCATGACCAAGGAGCTGTCCGCCAGCCGCAGCGAGGCCGACATCGTCCGCAGCGCGGTGCGCCACATCCACGCCGAATTCGGCAGTCCCAATGTCCTGCTGTTTCCGGGGGAACACGGGCGAATCGCCTTTCCTACCGAAAAACCCCTGCCGGAATCCCTGCGCGGCTGCGATTTGGGAGTGGCGCAATGGGTGTATGACCACAACGAGATGGCAGGCAAAGGCACCAACACCCTGGCGGGGGCGGAGGCGGTGTATTTTCCGCTCACCGCCGGGGAGCGGGCGATCGGCGTCCTGGCGTTGCGGCCCGAGCACCTGAGGCGGGTGTTCCTGCCGGAGCAACGGCAACTGCTGGAAACCTTCATCGCGCAAATCGTGCAGGCCCTGGAGCGGGTCCGCCTGGCGGAACAGGCCAGGGCGGCCGCGGTGGAAATGGAAGCGGAGCGGCTGCGCAACTCCCTGCTCAGCGCCATCTCCCACGACCTGCGCACGCCCCTCGCCACCATCGTGGGCGCCGCCAGCACCCTGGCGGAGAACGACACCGCACTCAAGCCCGAGGACCGCCAGGAGCTGAGCCGCGCCATCCACGAAGAAGCCTTGCGCATGTCCAGCCTGATCAGCAACATCCTCGACATGGCCAAGCTCGACGCCGGGGCGGTCCAGCTCAACCGGCAGTGGCACATCCTCGAGGAGATCGTCGGCACGGTCTTGACCCGGCTGAAGAAGCGCCTGGACAGGCGGCCGGTGGAGGTCAAGCTGCCGCCCGACCTGTCGCTGGTCTACATGGATGCGGTCATGATCGAGCAGGTGCTGACCAATCTGCTGGAAAACGCCATCCGCTACACCCCGCCCGGCAGCCCCATCGAGATCTCCGCGGAACGCTCCCCGTTCACCGTGACCATCTCGGTGGCCGACCGCGGGCCTGGCCTGCCCAAGGGCCAGGAGGAGCTGCTGTTCGAGAAGTTCTACCGGGCGCAGCGGGAAGGCAGCCAAAGCGGGGTCGGCCTGGGCCTTACCATCTGCCGCGCCATCGTCGAGGCCCATGGCGGCTACATCCGCGCCCGCAATCGGCCCCGGGGCGGCGCCATCTTTTCCTTCGTGCTGCCGCTAGAGCCGTTTCCACCCACCATCGCGCCGGAAGAGGAGGCCCAGGCCTCGTCATGA
- a CDS encoding SelT/SelW/SelH family protein yields the protein MAEKPRIDIEYCTQCRWLLRAAWLAQELLTTFQEDLGGVTLVPGTGGVFEVRRGERVLWSRTAEGRFPDAKELKQRVRDDIAPGRDLGHVDR from the coding sequence ATGGCAGAGAAACCACGTATCGACATCGAATACTGCACCCAATGCCGCTGGCTCTTGCGGGCGGCCTGGCTGGCCCAGGAACTCCTCACCACCTTCCAGGAAGACCTGGGCGGCGTCACCCTGGTGCCCGGTACCGGCGGGGTCTTCGAGGTTCGCCGAGGCGAGCGGGTCCTCTGGTCCCGGACAGCCGAGGGCCGGTTTCCGGACGCCAAGGAACTGAAGCAGCGGGTGCGGGACGACATTGCCCCGGGCCGCGACCTGGGCCATGTGGACCGTTGA
- a CDS encoding multifunctional CCA addition/repair protein, with protein MKAFLVGGAVRDTLLGLPVLERDWVVVGETPESMVAKGFRLVGRDFPVFLHPDTREEYALARTERKTAPGYRGFVVHAAPDVTLEQDLARRDLTINAMAMTGDGRLIDPYGGARDLAEKVLRHVSPAFTEDPVRLLRVARFAARLAPRGFRVAEETMRLMRRMVEAGEVDALVPERVFAELAKALAEPAPGAFFEVLRDCGALARLFPEIDRLFGVPQPAEHHPEIDAGLHSLLVLAQAARLSPDPRVRFAALTHDLGKGLTPPASWPHHHGHEKAGLSALHGLCDRLKAPNDFRRLAERVMRYHGLCHRALTLRAATVVDLLQRLDALHRAEELDAFLLACEADAKGRLGYENRPYPQGAWMRKARQAALAVPVEPLLAQGHRGGDLGRALRLARIAAVRALPRP; from the coding sequence ATGAAAGCCTTCCTTGTCGGCGGCGCGGTCCGCGACACGCTGTTGGGCCTGCCAGTCCTGGAACGGGACTGGGTGGTGGTGGGCGAAACCCCAGAAAGCATGGTCGCCAAAGGATTCCGGCTGGTGGGCCGGGATTTCCCGGTGTTTCTCCATCCGGATACCCGGGAAGAATACGCCCTCGCCCGTACCGAGCGGAAGACCGCCCCCGGTTACCGCGGTTTCGTGGTCCACGCCGCGCCGGACGTCACCCTGGAGCAGGATCTGGCGCGGCGCGACCTGACCATCAATGCCATGGCGATGACCGGGGACGGCCGCCTCATCGACCCCTACGGCGGGGCCCGGGATCTGGCTGAGAAGGTGCTGCGCCACGTCTCCCCGGCCTTCACCGAAGACCCGGTGCGCCTCCTCCGGGTGGCCCGGTTCGCGGCTCGCCTGGCGCCCCGCGGCTTTCGGGTGGCAGAGGAAACGATGCGGTTGATGCGGCGGATGGTGGAGGCCGGGGAAGTGGATGCTCTGGTGCCGGAACGGGTATTCGCGGAACTGGCCAAGGCCCTGGCGGAACCCGCACCCGGCGCGTTTTTCGAGGTGCTGCGGGACTGTGGGGCGTTGGCGCGGCTGTTTCCCGAAATCGACCGCCTGTTCGGGGTGCCGCAGCCGGCCGAGCATCATCCGGAAATCGATGCAGGCCTGCACAGCCTGCTGGTGTTGGCCCAGGCGGCGCGGCTCTCCCCCGACCCTCGGGTGCGCTTCGCCGCCCTGACCCACGACCTCGGCAAGGGGCTCACCCCACCGGCGTCTTGGCCCCACCACCACGGGCATGAAAAAGCCGGGCTGAGCGCCCTGCACGGGCTGTGTGATCGGCTCAAAGCGCCCAACGACTTCCGCCGGCTGGCAGAACGGGTGATGCGCTACCATGGCCTCTGCCACCGGGCTCTGACGCTGCGCGCCGCCACCGTGGTGGACCTGTTGCAGCGCTTGGACGCCCTACACCGGGCGGAAGAACTGGATGCCTTCCTGCTTGCCTGCGAAGCGGATGCCAAGGGGCGGCTAGGCTACGAGAACCGGCCCTACCCCCAGGGCGCGTGGATGAGGAAGGCGCGGCAAGCGGCGCTGGCGGTCCCGGTCGAGCCGCTCTTGGCCCAGGGCCACCGGGGCGGGGACCTGGGGCGGGCTCTGCGGTTGGCAAGGATCGCGGCGGTACGGGCCTTGCCGCGGCCATGA